The Pan paniscus chromosome 1, NHGRI_mPanPan1-v2.0_pri, whole genome shotgun sequence genome has a segment encoding these proteins:
- the GADD45A gene encoding growth arrest and DNA damage-inducible protein GADD45 alpha — translation MTLEEFSAGEQKTERMDKVGDALEEVLSKALSQRTITVGVYEAAKLLNVDPDNVVLCLLAADEDDDRDVALQIHFTLIQAFCCENDINILRVSNPGRLAELLLLETDAGPAASEGAEQPPDLHCVLVTNPHSSQWKDPALSQLICFCRESRYMDQWVPVINLPER, via the exons ATGACTTTGGAGGAATTCTCGGCTGGAGAGCAGAAGACCGAAAG GATGGATAAGGTGGGGGATGCCCTGGAGGAAGTGCTCAGCAAAGCCCTGAGTCAGCGCACGATCACTGTCGGGGTGTACGAAGCGGCCAAGCTGCTCAACGT CGACCCCGATAACGTGGTGTTGTGCCTGCTGGCGGCGGACGAGGACGACGACAGAGATGTGGCTCTGCAGATCCACTTCACCCTGATCCAGGCGTTTTGCTGCGAGAACGACATCAACATCCTGCGCGTCAGCAACCCGGGCCGGCTGGCGGAGCTCCTGCTCTTGGAGACCGACGCTGGCCCCGCGGCGAGCGAGGGCGCCGAGCAGCCCCCGGACCTGCACTGCGTGCTGGTGACG AATCCACATTCATCTCAATGGAAGGATCCTGCCTTAAGTCAACTTATTTGTTTTTGCCGGGAAAGTCGCTACATGGATCAATGGGTTCCAGTGATTAATCTCCCTGAACGGTGA